Within Bacteroidales bacterium, the genomic segment TGTGCGGAGCTTTCAATTCCAATGTCATAAAAAAGGGTGTGGAGTTGGCCCACAATAAATATTCCCTGCAATATCAAAACGGCAATCTTTTTTATTTCCCCATAGGAAAAAAGGGAACCGAATTCTTTACCTCTAAAACATATTCGATTTATGATTCCGATAACGAGATTTTGGACAATGTGTCATTTAATAATGCTTTTCCCGTTATCAAACAGGTAATGAAGGCTTTTACCAATAAAGAGTTTGACAAGATAGAGATCGTTTATAATAGATTCAAAAATGCTGCGGTTCAATTGTTAACGGTTGATCAGTTTTTGCCTGTGGAGTTAAAACCTGAAAATGATGACGAATCAGAAGCACATCATAATTATATATTTGAGCCCAGCAAAGAGTTTATTATAAGGAGACTAATTCCAAAAACATTGAGAACCCAGTTTTATGAGGCGTTATTGGAGTCCTTAGCCGCAGAACACGGAGCCAGAATGACTGCCATGCACAAAGCCACCGACAATGCTACGGAAATGATCAATGATTTACAGCTCACTTATAATAAAGCACGTCAGGCATCCATTACCAATGAGATACTGGAGGTAGTATCGGGAGCTGAAGCACTGAAGAAATAATTTGGTCCGGTTGATGTATAATATTGGATGTCAAGGGATAATGTCTTGTATATACTGATTACAGATTTTTTCGTTATATATCCGGAATTGTAAGAAATGTTTTAACTCCGGTTTACCCAATGAGCGCTTATATTTTTGATTTGATCCGTGAAGGAGAAAATGAGTTTCTTGATTTTAAGCACTCTATTGGCAATTCAAAGAAAATTGCACGTGCTCTCGTGGCTTTTGCAAATACAAAGGGCGGGAAACTTCTCGTTGGAGTGAAAGACAATGGAACCATCTCCGGGATCGCCACAGATGAAGAGTATTATATGGTGGAAGCCGCAGCTACCCTTTATTGCCAGCCGGAAATTGAGTTTTCTACGGAAACCTGGAATATCTACGGGAAAACCGTTCTGGAAATAACCATCCCGAAAAGCCTTCACAATATCTATTATGCAATAGATAAAAACGGCAAATGGAAGGCCTATATCCGGGTTAAAGATCAAAATTTACTGGCCAATAAAATTCTTCTGAAAGTTTGGGATCAGAAAAGAAAATCAAAGGGAACCTTTGTTCGTTATAACCACGAAGAAAAATTGCTGCTGAATTATTTGTCGGAGAATGATTACATTACATTCTCCAAATTCAGAAAGCTGGCCAGGATTTCTCCCTTTAAAGCCGAAAGAATATTGATCAATATGGTTGTATTGAATCTTATTGACATTGTTTTTACTGAGAACAGGACATTTTACAAGTTGAGGGAAAATTCTTTCGGCGGCTAATTCATCACATACAGTAATTTATGTTTATATTTGTTAAAATTTATTAATTTGTTCTAACATTGGTTTTATTTTTGCATATATATTAATACTTTTACATCAAATTAAAAATTGTTTCTCCTAA encodes:
- the atpG gene encoding ATP synthase F1 subunit gamma produces the protein MANLKEIRTRIASVRSTRKITNAMKMVAASKLKRAQDAVINLRPYDSKLREILFSLIRSLEGEEISSHYLRKGREDKVLLVVITSNKGLCGAFNSNVIKKGVELAHNKYSLQYQNGNLFYFPIGKKGTEFFTSKTYSIYDSDNEILDNVSFNNAFPVIKQVMKAFTNKEFDKIEIVYNRFKNAAVQLLTVDQFLPVELKPENDDESEAHHNYIFEPSKEFIIRRLIPKTLRTQFYEALLESLAAEHGARMTAMHKATDNATEMINDLQLTYNKARQASITNEILEVVSGAEALKK
- a CDS encoding ATP-binding protein translates to MSAYIFDLIREGENEFLDFKHSIGNSKKIARALVAFANTKGGKLLVGVKDNGTISGIATDEEYYMVEAAATLYCQPEIEFSTETWNIYGKTVLEITIPKSLHNIYYAIDKNGKWKAYIRVKDQNLLANKILLKVWDQKRKSKGTFVRYNHEEKLLLNYLSENDYITFSKFRKLARISPFKAERILINMVVLNLIDIVFTENRTFYKLRENSFGG